The sequence TTTTGTTGTCCATACAAACACTTGTGTGAGCTTGGTTCAGTGTAAGGGATGAAATTGCCAATTGGGAAACAGAACGCAGCTCTTTTCTTTTTCAAGTAATCGTGAATGTCGGGTCTTTTTTTAGACTATCTTACCAGTGCCATACCCTACAGCAGTCACATGAATGTCTATATGATCACTATGACTTGAATGCAGATCCAGACTAACAGGTTCTATATTATGGACACGGCGTACGTACAGTAGTATCATACATTATGGTGATCTTTAGAATTACCTTTTCTTTTTGAGGCTTCTGAGAAAATAAAACGCCCCACAAAATATCTTAGTTTTTTAATCCGTGTACGTATTAGTTTGATATGTtgtgtgacaaaaaaaaaacggttctcctgtctctctcagtcaccTGCTGGTAACGGCCACCCACATGTACAGCCTGAGGGAGATTGCCTCGCGGAAGGGCTTCGCCTACATCCAGTCGAGGCAGCCGCTCAACTCCGTGGTGAAGATCACCTCCAAGAAGAAGCACCCAGAACTCATCACCTTTAAGTTCGGCAGCAACAACACGGCCGGAGTGGAGATCTCTGCGGTTGAGAGGTAGGGGGCGCTAAGGCTGGATGACATCTGAGCAGGGCTCTTTGCTGACTTTAAGTGTAGCTATAATTTTCTCGCCTTctaagagaaaaaaaactgtagtTGATTAAACTGTAGTTGACAACTTGTATTGTGATATACATAAACAAGGAGTATTCAATAACTATTCAGTACAATTTAAATCTCtatataataatagaaaatgtGTGCGAGCATGAACACAACAATAACACGAGTGCAGAGTACAGTAAGTCGATGTGATATCCTTAAACACACCTCCCATTCTCTCCCCAGGTATTTAATTCCAAACGCAGGCGACGCCACCAAGGCCATCAAGCAGCAGATCATGAAAGTTCTTGATGCCCTCGAGAGTTCCTaagcagagagaggctgtaGGGGCACCCTGGATGTCCAGAAGAAGACCTGCTGCagaggggggatgtgtgtgtgtgtgtatgtcagctgaaggcaggatgtggtgtgtgtgtgtgtgtcagctgaaggcaggatgtggtgtgtgtgtgtgtcagctgaagGCAGGATGTGCCCCCCCCCGTGCCTCTCCTCTCGGGACACCTCCCAGCTACAGTGACGGTTCACCTCTCCCATTCCTGGGGGCACGGGGTCATGGAGGTCAACGGATGACCTGAGGAAACGTTGGACTGTGCTTATTGAATAGGGTTGCTCCCCGTCACTATTCTCCTCATACTAATTAACCTAGGTTATGTTTGAATTTTCTTTACATTTTCTTTATTTGTGGGGAGGGAAATAACTGTCAAAAGGTGGGTTATGATTGCATTACAGGGTTCTGTCTAGCCTTAAATCGAGCCCGATTATCTTCCAGTGTCACACATGCAGAAAGGTCCTGCAACATTGGGCCACCGCGAGCCAGTAGCTGTTTCCTTGTTTATCATAGGACTTAAAGATGTCACAACTGTCCACATGGAAACAGTCATTAGAAATGTAAGCAGTGTTTGGATCAGGAGACCAGTATTGTTGCTTAAGTCCATTTAGAGTTTTCAACTCAAGGATCTAAAATGGATTGGTGTTTTCCCATTGGTCAGTCTCTTATACAACAGTGTCTTGGTTTGTTAGATTCCAGCTTTGAAAATAAAGGTGATTCACATAACTTATTTGTTAAAGAAATTGAGTGCTAAGGAGTTATTAGACTAGCGAACGACTCCATATTATTTGGATTAATAGCAGCACAATTTTCAATAGTCTTCTCTGTATTTTCAAATATGAAAGAATATCGTTAAAGGCTGAGTCTGCACATGTCACAGGGTTCAGTTCAAGTCCATTCTCTAGTCAATCTGGTTTAGAAACTTGTTTGATGTAACGTGACAACTGTTTTTGATACTTGTCCTTAAGGAAGTTTTTATTTCCAGCTCACAGCCTTAAATAGAAATGATTTGAGGATGTTTAtaagtatgtactgtatatattgtaaACTGCTCCATATCAAAAACAGATATTTGCAACACTTTGAACTCTTGGTGTATCCAGACAGTACTGATATGCGGTTGATATTTAACCGGTTGCTGACTAGTCCGACCAGCCTCCTCTTGAGGGTCTCCTGTTCATTGACTAAAGTGTAAACCATTTATAAAGTGTTTATGAAACCCTGAATGTCTCTGGTTTCTATGTGTATTGTAACAATCCTGACTTTTAGATGGGTTAGAAATATACTGTTTAGTGGCAGACCATCAGGATCCGTTGTTTTCAACAGAGATGTGCTATATGGACAAAAGTATTAGTCCACCAGACTATCACACCTATATGAGTTTCTTGTGCGTCTCATTCCAAAACTACAGGCAATAATATGATTTTTGGTCAAATGTTGTGATCCAGATGGGCACATTTTTACACGGAGGCAAGCGTTCACCTTATTGGACGTTGATAACACGCCCCTGGCATTTCATAATAAGAGTCATATTTAACAGCAAGGGACACTAGTATGATAACGTGGATAATCAGTCCTACAAAATATACACAAATTAGGCCTACTAAATAATATGAGAGGGCCTGTTAAGGCTTTCTGAAACTGAAGTATGGAATCTAGTATCAGGGAGAAGCCTAACACTAACCATGGGAGAATACTTTTATTCTGAATATAATAACGTAGTCGAAAGGACCGGATGTTGATCCAAGATCAAATTCCCTCATTGATGTGAGCACCAGTGTTAACCTGGCATTAAATACCTCTCCAAACACCCATGTCTGCTTTGGCTAAAGCAATGTCGAGTAAGTGAACATAACAGACAAGTTATTGCATTTATTAACGACAAGCGAGATGGACGATTTGACAGACTCGCTGATGTTGCAGAGCTTGTTGACTCAAGTAATATAGCACTCAAGTAGAAGACTGACAGGTTATTAACGTAATATCTATTGTAACTTCACTTGCCCATAGACCTGATCTACTTAATCGAGTGGAAGCTTATATGCAACGACAGTCAAGCACATTGTCTTTtgattgtaatttgtttagagGTTCAATAGCCTACAGTTAATACTTTTTGTCACAGAGTTTCGCTTGGCAGTGGTTCAGCTGCACGTCACCAAGGTGAAGGCTGACAATCTGTCCAAGGCTCGCGGCTTGATCAAGGAGGCAGCCTCTCAGGGCGCTAAAGTGGTGGTTTTACCTGTGAGTCAAGTTACTTCTTTTTGTGACGAGGAGAACAATTGATAAGGCTTTGAAGCAAATCCGGTTCCTATTCATTCCAATCTTTCCTACACACAGGAGTGCTTCAATTCCCCTTACGGAACTGGCTTTTTCCCTGAATATGCGGAGAAGATCCCAGGAGTGTCCACACAGGTGTTGTCGGAAGCAGCCAAGGAGAGTGGGGTGTATCTggtaggaggtgagaggaggattgGTCGCACCTGTACACTTTCCTCATCTCTGTCCTCACCGATGATCAGAGCCATGTACATCTAGACTAGTAATACATATATAGTAAACGTAGTCAGTCATATATTTGTTTCTACAAAGCCTTAAGGAGACTCAAACATGTGTCATATAAGATGTGTGTGGTATCTCTCCAGGCTCCATCCcagaagaggatgaggggaagCTGTATAACACCTGCGCAGTATTCGGCCCTGATGGAAGCTTGTTGCTCAAGCACAGAAAGGTGGGCATGCTCTGACAGTCAGCTGGCCACTCATTGCTTCACCACGGTGCAATTTACCCTTGGGGATAATTAGAGCTTGTTCAGTCTGTTTGTCTGCATGCCACAGAAAGACATACATTTGAAAGACATCGGATTTGTCACATACCATTTTCACTCCTTTTGTTGACATTTGCTCCACAGTCGATATTCTGGTTTCTCTGTTTGGCTAACTGTCCCTCCTTTATAGATTCACCTCTTCGACATCGATGTTCCCGGGAAAATCCGCTTCCAGGAGTCGGAGACGCTCAGCCCTGGAAGCGGCCTATCGGTGTTCGACACACGTACGTGTCCTCTTATACCCCAACCTTGTAGTTCAGCATCCTGTTCTGACAGGAAGTGCGTTTCTCTGTTCTGTTTCAGCGTACTGTAAGGTCGGTGTTGGGATCTGCTACGACATTAGGTTTGCAGAGCTCGCACAGCTCTACGCTAAGAAAGGTGCGGGTGAACGGAAGGGCTTCATATCTGTATAAGATATATATACTGTTATAAATCTATATAAAACTTAACTCTACCAAATGCTCCCCTCTGGAACCAGGCTGTCAGCTGTTGGTATATCCCGGCGCCTTCAACATGACTACAGGACCGGCTCATTGGGAGCTGTTACAGAGGGGGAGGTCAGTCAGTGCCCGAGGATGTCTCTGATGTGATATAatcatctctttttttctcacttTTTCATCTACCTTGGCTATATGATTAACTTATGCTGACAGTCGCCCTATTCTCCTGTCTCGCTCAGGGCAGTTGATAACCAGGTTTATGTGGCCACGGCCTCTCCTGCTCGGGATGAGATGGCTTCTTATGTAGCCTGGGGTCACAGCTCTGTGGTAAACCCGTGGTAAGGAAAAATGAACGAATGGAGGAATAACGATCATAAAAATACGTTCTGGTGGTGTTATCGTTCGTGATGCCACAAGTGATGTCAATTCTCCGTACGCGAGACAATTTCTCAAAAACAGTGGTCATGTGGattgtgttctctctctagggTGAGGTTGCCGAAGGTAGTGGGTGTtaatggatttgtgtgtgtgtgttcattaaaAATAcgctcacacaaatacacacacacagtatgaatGTGCTGTCTTCAATTACAGGGGTGAGGTGATCAGTaaggctggggcagaggagaCCGTTGTTTACGCTGACATCGGTGAGTGGCGGAGTGGCAGTGCTCTCTAGGCCACCAGGAATCGATCAGGAAGTTGTATATACATAGACGGATCAATGAGTAAACAAATGGCGTGAGAGTGGAAACCCAACATCCTGATATGTGTGAAAAACAGCCCTCAGGCAGTAAATGACAAAACATCCATGTCATGAAAACTGGATACAAATTACAGAACCGTAATGTAGTAACCCCCACGCAGGGCTAATTTGACTGATCTTTGACCCCGCCCCTGTCCCCGCCcactctcctgtcccctgtcctgtcctcgtgTTTTTCGCAGACCTGCAGTACTTGGCGGACGTCCGTCAGCAGATCCCCATCACAGCCCAGCGCCGTGGCGACCTGTACTCCGTCAACGCAGTGCAAGAGGGCTGAACCCATGCCACGTTTCCATGGAAACACTGAGGGTGGGGGAAGGTCAGGGTCCCGATGACGGTTTGagtccaacacccccccccccccccccccccaatctcaTTGGAAGAGAAAAACATAGTGATGGATACAGATCTGTTTTCCAGTGGACTGTTTGTGCCTAAAATGATTTATGTCTTTTATTATGACTCGTCTTCAATCAGAGGCCCTTAGTAGTTAGCTAAAGATGTCAAGCTGCTTGTATTGAAACTAAAGTTTTGCACTTTAACATGTCCCCTTCAAGCAGAAAACGGAGCATTTGGTGTATGAGCTGGGGTGCCACAGCAAGTATCTTCGTACTGTTTTTCCTTTGAATATCAATGAATGAGCAGAACCAGATTGACAGAACTTTTTATAACACAACAAATGGCAACAGAGTACAGAGTAGGTCACAGAGAGGAGCCGGAAGGGGAACAAGCGAGTCCTTTGTGCGTTTTGAAGCCTACAattcaaataaaaaagaaatacacTGTCCGTCCTTTCAATGACTTTGTACAACACATCCAACCGACGTAAGACCTGTACATATTCACAGTATGTACAGCACAGTACACATTTACAAAGAGTAACCTTGTCAGAGTATGTGGGCTATGGTGAGAAGACTTTATTTCCTCTTCAACCTGAATGTTTGAAGGTCATGTGATCACCTCCAACCAGACTGTTTGAAGGTCATGTGATCACCTCCAACCAGACTGTTTGAAGGTCATGTGATCACCTTCAACCAGAACGTTTGAAGGTCATGTGATCACCTTGAACCAGAATGTTTGAAGGTCATGTGATCACAAACATGTTCTAGTGTTCCATTCTAATCACAGGTTGGTCTCAGTTAGAGGGtccatcacttcctctttcACCATCCAAGTCTCTGGTTCATCTTCAAAGCTCTCCCTCAACCCTGGTTCACACACAATATAAGAAATAAGACAGACACTTATCCATGATGCCATAACCTTTCAGTTCAATCATAGTTGCATCAGTAGATTTATTGAGTGCACATGTTGAGTGCATACTAACTCAACACAAGTGACAGAAAAAAAGGCAGTTGTGTTCAGAAGGCTACCTTAACAGTAGAATAGTGTAAATCAATGATAGAAGAGTAGAATTAAAAGAACAAAATCATACCCATTTCTGTGTTCTGGTCTTTGTGGGCCCTGTCCTGTTGGATCTGGTAGGCTATGGCAGCCAACACCATGGCTGACACcaccacacagagagctgtgctGAATACCCACAAGGCCTCAGTGGCTCTCCCCACCACAGGGCTTGGCTGGACCCCATCTGAGCACCAGGAACAAGGTCACAAAGAGGAGCACGGTTCAAGAGACCCATTAGTTTTTAGTATCAAAACAATGCAGAAAAGCTCATAGAATAAGGAATAATGCTCGTATTCATTCAAAATACATTCGCTTGGGGATGGACATAAGTTTGTGAAGGTGCGTTCTCATGTCTCTTGAAGCCCTGTGTTAGATTCATATACGTTATTGACATACTCACTGCTGATGGAAGTTAAGGTCTCGTTCATGGACGGGTTTTCTATGCTACATGACACGCTAACGTCCTGTGAAATGTTGACAACCAGAAGACTGGTGATGTTGTAGAGCTGAGACTCGGGGAGAAGCGCAAAGTCTGTCCTGACTGAGCCCTCGGGAGGCCGCACGGTCTCGTTGATCCGCCAGCGCACAGCAGGTTTGGGGAAACCTCCTCTAGAGTGACACAAGAAACGCGTCTCGTCCCCTTCCCCCGCATCCTCCCTCAGCAGTAGCGGAAACGAGAAACTGgctgcggagagagagaaagagaggacggGAACTGTATTAGTTCAGTATGGTCATACCGACCAAGTTAATCAAAATGGATATTTCATCAGAAGTAAAGGTTTCATTATCCCACCCACTTTTGAATTTGTATTTAACGGCTGCATCCTTgtttataaaaacaaacaaactgtaCCACACATTTGACAACAAACTTACGCCACTGTCTTTCCTCATCACTGACCTGCGGTCCACAGACACACCGTGCACACCGGAGAACTGTGGTTCCCCCCAGGGAATGTGAGGTACAGGCTGTAGGTGTTTGAATCTGCCGGGACCACCATGGACAACTGCAGGGAGAAGTCGCCTGTCTGCGGAGCCGTTTCTGAGACTCGGGTGCTGTTTCTGCTAGACACTGTCCATTTATCctggctcccccctccccagaccgaCCTGTGGACCACGTCGTTGGCTCTCCTCCATTCAGCCGAAAAGTTCAGAGCGCTTAGCGGGAGTGCTCCGTCATAGATACACGGAAGTACCACCGGCTCTCCGATAATGGCCTGGACACATTCTTCACCTGTATGTGGAGAGTCAGGGAGGGACAGTAGTCAGATAATCGTCTCTCTCCTTTGCACATAAAAAACGtgcaaaaaatgaaataaaaaggtataaaaaagaaaaaaaaacttcttACCTGAAGGTGAACTGAATCTCATGACGCCGAGG is a genomic window of Osmerus mordax isolate fOsmMor3 chromosome 26, fOsmMor3.pri, whole genome shotgun sequence containing:
- the nit2 gene encoding omega-amidase NIT2; this translates as MSALAKAMSKFRLAVVQLHVTKVKADNLSKARGLIKEAASQGAKVVVLPECFNSPYGTGFFPEYAEKIPGVSTQVLSEAAKESGVYLVGGSIPEEDEGKLYNTCAVFGPDGSLLLKHRKIHLFDIDVPGKIRFQESETLSPGSGLSVFDTPYCKVGVGICYDIRFAELAQLYAKKGCQLLVYPGAFNMTTGPAHWELLQRGRAVDNQVYVATASPARDEMASYVAWGHSSVVNPWGEVISKAGAEETVVYADIDLQYLADVRQQIPITAQRRGDLYSVNAVQEG
- the LOC136936066 gene encoding ICOS ligand-like, producing the protein MSALWRTGFFLGVMRFSSPSGEECVQAIIGEPVVLPCIYDGALPLSALNFSAEWRRANDVVHRSVWGGGSQDKWTVSSRNSTRVSETAPQTGDFSLQLSMVVPADSNTYSLYLTFPGGNHSSPVCTVCLWTAASFSFPLLLREDAGEGDETRFLCHSRGGFPKPAVRWRINETVRPPEGSVRTDFALLPESQLYNITSLLVVNISQDVSVSCSIENPSMNETLTSISNGVQPSPVVGRATEALWVFSTALCVVVSAMVLAAIAYQIQQDRAHKDQNTEMGLRESFEDEPETWMVKEEVMDPLTETNL